The segment CCTATAATGCCAATTCATCCAGATTCTGGAATAGCTGTAGCAAAACAAGAAGATGCTTTAGTTTATGGTGGTGTAACACATTATATCGTAGATGAAGATGATGAAAAAATTAAAGAAATTATTGAAAAAGCCCCAGCAGTAGTTTCAAAAGATTATGGCAAACCATCTTATGAGATTCTTAAAGCCGTTGGATTTGATTGGTCAAAGCTTGATCCGGCTTTCTTTGCTACTGGTTATGTTACCATTACAAATAGGAAAAGTGGAAAAACATATAGTGCTGGTAAAGTGAATCCACAAGTTTTAAAACTTTCAATAATGATGTAAAAATCCCTATCTTTTTTTAAAAATGCATTTTATTTAAATATTAACAATTTTGATTTGTATGCAAAGAAGCTTTAGAGATAAAGATTTTATAGAAGATACTAATGGAATGTTCTTTTGTGTTATTGGAAATGTTCATCCACAAAATAGAGTTATCTCATATTTAAAATATGTACCAAAGATAGAGGGAGAAGTTACTAGAATTAAATGGAGTAAAGAAGGGAAAGTATATAATAGAGTACTCCCGTATTACAGTGCATTGGGTACTTCCTTTACAAAAGACTATTTAAAGAAAAAAATTCCAGAGTATGTATATTTTGATGAATATTTGAATATTGAATATATAGGAGTCCCTATAGAAATGATAAAAAATCATTTTAAACCAGAAGAAAGATTAAGGGAACTATTAATAGAAAAAAATAGAGACAAACTTGAAGAAATTGCTATAGAATTAGTTAAAATAATATCGAATGAAAGTAATGTTTCATATGATTCGATTGGAATTTCAGGCTCAATTTTATTAAAAATTCATAATATTGAATTTTCAGATATTGATTTAATAATCTATGGATATGAAAATTCAATAAAAGTTAAAGAAAGTATTAAAGAAATTCTTTTAGAAGAAAAATATGGAATACATTCTCCTAAAGGAAAAATTCTTGAATCATGGGCAAAAGATATAATTAGAATTCATCCATTAAGTTTTGAAGAAGCTTGTAAATTATATAGTGAAAAATGGAATAGAATTCTTTTTGGAGAAAGACAATTTTCTATTCATCCAGTAAAAATTGAAGAAGAAGTAAATGAAATTTATGGAAAAATAAAATATATCCCAAAAGGATTCATAAAAATAAAATGTAAAATTGAAGATTGTAAAGAAGCAATATTTTTACCATGTAAGTATAAAATTAAAAATGTTGAAATAATTGAAGGATTAAAAGTTAATGATATAAAAGAAATTGTAAGCTATGAGGGTTTATATTCAGATATTGCAGAAAATGAAGAAGAAGTAATTGCGTATGGAAAACTTGAAGAAGTAATAGATATTGATAATAATTTAAAGCATCATAGAGTACAAATAGGTTCGATAGAAGCAAAGGGAAAAGATTATATAAAACCTTTAAGATGGTTAAAGTAGATTTTGGCTTTTTAATTTATTAGAATGAAAAAATATATAAAATACCTAATAAAAAAAGAGAAAATAAAGAAATAATGAGAAAAACATTAAAAATTTAAGAATTAAGAAGAAAGAAATAATTAATGAAAAATGGGTTGATTTTATTTAATAAATAGAAAATTAAAAGGGTGAATGAATACGATACAAAAACAAAGAAAAAAATGGAAAAGATATAGGTATAAATATATTATTAAGCCGAAAATTGAAGAAATAGAAAGAATAAAAAATTCATTAACTGGATTTAAATTAAAAGATATTAAAATAAAATTTGGAGTAAAATTAAATTATTTCAATTTAAATGATGAAATTTCATTCCTAACAATGTATAAACGTTCTAAGGAAGATATTATTTGCTCTGCTCGTTTTATAAAAGATGAGGGAAATTATTATACTGTTAAAGAAGAATTCATTGATTTTGATTTAATCGAAGAAGTATTAGAAGATAAATCTTAAGAAGTTTTTAAAACTAAAAAAAGAAAAAGTATAAAAAATTATTTATTTTTTATTTTTAATTTTTTCTTTGACAGATGGATACTTGGATAAATCTTTGTATGGAATATACATTGAATTAGCTAATTCTTTAGGAAATTCTGGATCTATAGCCAATTCAATAAATTTAATTTTCTTAGTAATAAGAGATACTTCTTCTCTCATTTTTTTAGATAAAAGACACATTTTTGCTCCTGAAATAGCAGTATTTCCTACAAAAGAAATACGTTCTATTGGAATATCAGGTATTAAACCAATATTTATTGAACTTATTGGATTAAGATAATTCCCAAATGCCCCAGCAATAAATAATTTATCTATATCTTCTTCTTTTATATTCATTTTCTTCATTAATAAAACACACGCTGTATGAATAGCTGATTTTGCTAATTGAATAGCATTTATATCTTCTTGACTAAAAAATATATCTTCATTTATAGCTGTTTCATTTTTCCATGCTATAATATATGCATAACCCTTTTCAGTTTTTATAATTCTAGGATTTTCTATATTTATAAATCTACCTCTATTATCTATAAAACCATTTATGAACAATTCAGCAACTATATCAATAGCACCTGAGCCACATATTCCAATAGGTTTTAAATTATCTATAGTTTTATAAATAACATCTCCATTAGCTTTTATTAAAACTTCTTCTATTGCACCTGAAATAGCTTTCATTCCATATTTTATTTGCATTCCTTCAAATGCAGGACCAGAAGCGCATGAAGCAGCTAATATTCCATTCTTATTTCCAAGGAAAACTTCACTATTAGTTCCAATATCTATTAATAAGCATATTTCATCTAATTCATGAATACCAGTAGCTAAAACATCAGCTACTGCATCTGCTCCAACAAATCCTCCAATTACTGGAAGAATATGAATATTAGCATTTTTATTTATATTCAACCCAATTTTCTTTGATGAAATATTTATTGATTCAGAAATAGCTGGAACATATGGTGCTAAAGCTAAGTACTTAGGTTGTATTTCCAGGAAAATATGGTGCATAGCAGTATTTCCGACAATAACAGCTTCATATATATTCTCATGATCTATATTTTTTTCTAAACAAATTTTTTCTATGAGTTTATTAATAGATTTTTTAACAAGAGAAGATAATTCTTTTAAACCATTTTCATTAGTAATTATATACGTAATTCTAGACATAATATCTTCTCCATATGGAATTTGAGGGTTTTCATCAAATGCAATATCTATAGTTTCTCCATTAATTAAGTCTATTAATTGACACACAATTTTAGATGTGCCTATATCTATAGCTAAACCATACATTGATTTAGATGTATCACCTTTCTCGATACCTATTATTTTATTATTCCATAGTACAGCTGTTACATCCCAATCACACTCCCTTAATAAGTTAGGAATATTCCCTAAAATATCAAAATCGATTCCTAAATTATGTATTTTATATTTCTCAATTATAGAATCAATAATTCTTTGGGAATCGGATCTTAAATCATAAAGAGAAGGTTTATCTAAAATTAAATGAATTTTTCTTATTAAAGGGTCTATTTGAATTTTCCTTTCAAAACCAATGCTTTGTATTCTCCTTTTTTTAGAAATACTTTCTTTTGGAATTATAATTTTTAAAATACCATCAATAGAAAGAACCTTTGTTTGACATGCAAGACGATAACCTTCATTAATTTCTTCTTTAGAAAAATGATGCTTCTCTGCTTCAGTATGCTTAGAAACAAATTCTTGATTTTTAATAATTATTCTGCATTTACCACAAACACCTATTCCACCGCATTCAGATAAAATATTAATTCCAGCTCTATGACAAACTTTTAATAAATCTTCATATTTTCTAGCATCAACAATTTTACCAATGGGCTCTAATACTATTTTCATTTTTTATCACAAGGAATATTAACTATACATAGTTTTTAGCTCTCTTAAGATGAATTGAAATTTATTTTATAGAATATAAATTTATTACTTTTTCTTTTATAAAAAAGATTTTCCTTTTAAAAAATCATTCCAATAATCTTAGATTAGAGGAGCTATAGCATCTCTTAAAAATAATATGCCAAAATATATTAATAAAATGCTTAAAATTATAAATATGAATTTATAAAATTTTGTTGAGAGAAATTCTTTTCCTTTAAAAGCAGCATAGGAAACAATTATTAACCATGCAAAATCCATCCAAACATGTGAAAAATACATTATTATTATTCCATAAATTGATAAAAGATTTAATGCATCATATACAAGTTTAGCTCCTACTGTTAACCACCATATTATGAAGTATGGATTTAAACCAGACATTATTAATCCAATAAACAACCCACTTTTTTCACTTTTCTTAATATTTTCTTTACTAATTTTTTTTGCTTCAAAAAATTGCATAATACCAAAAATTATTAAAACAATTCCTCCACAAAATCCAATAAATATTTTTAAAAAAGCATTTTCAAATACTGTTAATACACCTAATGAAACTAATAAAATTATTGGAAATTCTATTAAAGCATGCCCGAAAGCAGCATTTAATCCTACTTTCCAATTTTTCTTAAAACTTTCATTTATTACAGCAAAAGTTAAAGGTCCAGGAGAAAAAGCTCCAGATGCTGAAATTACTTCAACTTCAATTAAGAAATCCATTAAACCCATTTTTAATCATCAAAATTTATATTTTTCCAATATTGATATTGATTTAAATATTTTATAATATTATTTAAAGCGGTATTTATATTAGGTTTAGACATATATTTAATAAACCATTTCAAAAGATTTTCTAAGAGATTCATTTTCAATCATTTTTTGACAGCTTCATTTTTATTAAAGAATTAATTAAAAATATAAATTTATACTTTATGGTTTTAATTAAGCAATATAATTTAATATATCATTATAAAGATCAATAGTAGAAGCAGCTATTATAGAACTTCTAGCATCTCTACTAATATTTATGTTTAAAGGCTCTCTTTTATCATTTAAAACTATTCCACCAGCTTCTTTAACAATAAATGCTGCAGCAGCAAAATCTGTTAATCTTAAAAAACCTCTTAAATCTATGAATGCATCACATATTCCAGCTGAAACAAAAGATATTTCTAATGCATCCGTTCCAAGAAATCTAATATATTTGGAATTTTCAATTATAGGAGATATTCTTTTTGCATATCCAGGAATTTTCTTTCTTACATTTAAATCTAGAGCGATCATTGCTTCTTCAACTTTTTTAATATTAGAAGGATAAACTTTTTTATTATTCAAATAAGCACCCTCATTTTTCTTTGCTGAAAAAATATCTCCTGTTACATAATTCATTACCATTCCTGCGAAAATACTTGATGAATTCCAATCATATGAAACAGCAATGGAACCTGAAAAGCAACTATATCCTCTTATAGCATTTGTTGATCCATCAAGAGGATCTATAATAAAAATATATTTTCCATTACTACCAAATTTTACTAAACCAGCTTCTTCACTTATTAAAATAGCATTAGACATTTTCTCTTTAATAGTATGAAAAATAGCTTTTTCAGCAATATCATCAATTAAAGTTGTTACATCTTCAAAATGCTTACTAATAATTCTTTTAGCTTCTTCTTTTCCAAGAATTTTAAATACTTCTTTTCTAGCATTATTCAATGCATCTTCTAAAACTTCAAGTATCTCATCTTCAAATGAATCGTTCATTAATTATTTTTGCTCAGATTTTATTAATAAGTTTTTCCGTAAAATTTTTTAATAATATTCTGGCAAATCATTATGGAATGAAATCTTATTAATAAAGGAAATTTTTATATATCTATTTTTTCTTTTTTTAAAAATAAAAAATAAGGTGATTAATTGAGAAAAAGTAGATTTCTAACACTCATTTCTTTATTTAGTGCTTTACATGCAATTTTTGTTCTTATACCATTACCTTTTAGAAGTTTTATGGTTATTATACAACCTTTAGAAGGAATTATATTAGGCGTTTACGGAGGATTCTTTTCTGCATTATTAGGCAGTATAGTTGGAAGAGTTATAAGACCAATGGAAGGATTATTACCAATTTTTGGAATTACAGCTGAACCTATTGGAGCACTAACTGCAGCTTTATTTTTTAGAAAAAAATGGAAATATGTATTTTTAATATACGTTATTCTTTTGACAGGATATTTTATTCATCCATTAGGAAGAATTTTGCCTGCTTGGTGTTTATGGGATATCTATATAGCTTTTATTTTAACATTTATTTCACCATTATTTTTAAAAAATTTTAAAGAAATAACCAATTCTAAAAAACTTGTATTTTTACTTGCATTAACTTCATTCATAGGAATTGAAGCAGATGCTTTAGTAAGAATTTTCATATTAATACCTGTCGGCTTTTATTCATTAATGGGTATTCCAGAAGAAGCTTTAACACCTATATGGATTGCAGGAGCAATACAAACTCCATTAGAAGCAATTCTAAGTATTATAGCTACAGTAATTTTAGGTGTTCCATTAATTAAATTTTTAAAAGAAGTTAAAATTTAGTTTTTCATTTATATTATGATATTAAAAAAGAAAATATTTATTTACTGTTTAGTTAATTATATGGGAAAAATATGAATTATATTGAAATAGGAAAAGATTGGGTAAATGATTTTTTATAAAGAAAGGAGAATTATTCTTAGAAGTTACGAATCTTTTATGGAAAAGAGCACCTCAAGAACTAAAGTAACAGATTGACTTATTAAAAAATACTTTCAACAAGCTAAGGATATTTTAGAGATAATGTGTGGTAACGGAAGGATGTCAATTCATTTAGCAAAAAATTGGATGCAATGTTACATGCATAGATTTTAGTAAAATATTCATAGATGATACAAAAAGAAAGCTAAAGAAAATAATATTGAAGATGAAGTAAATTTTGTTCATGGCGATGTAAGAGAATTGGATAAGTACTTTAATAAAAATAGTTTTGATGTAGTGTTAAGCATATGGACATCTATAGGATATTTTGGTGAAGGAGATATAAAGATATTCAAAAAATATGGAAAATAACAAAATTTAGTGGTTTATTTTTAATACTAAATACTTCTTCTAGAGAAAGAATATTAAAAAACTTCTCCCCACAACATTATGAAGAATCGGAAACATTAATAATTTTACATGATTGCATATTTAATCCTGAATCTCCAATAATGAAAGATATATGGAGATTTTATAGGAAAAATGAAAAATGAATTAAGATATTTAGGAGAATCTACAGTTTATCTTCAATTATATTCATATCATTAACTTATAAAAATGCTTAAAAATACTGGATGGGAAATATTGGAAATGCTTGATAATATAGAAACAATGGAAAAAGCAAAAATAGATTCGCCAATTAATATTGTTGCAAAAAAGATTGATTAGAAAAATTTAAAATATCTTCATATCCTATATTAGAATAGTATTCTTTCATCATGTGTATATATATTAAATCTATTACCTCTCACAAAACATATAAGTGTTAAACCATATTTATCAGCTATTTCTATACTTTTTTCAGTAGGAGCTGAAATTGATGCAACTATTGGTACCCTTACTCTAATTGCTTTTAAAATCATTTCAATTGTTTGCCTTCCAGTAGTAGCAAGGAAAACTTTCTCAAAATTTAAATTATTAATAGCTGCTTTTCCAATAACTTTATCTATTGCATTATGTCTTCCTACATCTTCAGCTAAATAAATAAGCTCAGCTAATTCATTAAACAATGCTGCAGCATGAGTGCCACCTGTTTTTCTGTATATTAAAGTTTCTTCATTTAATTTTTTAAATGCTAATAATATTTTTTCAAAATTAATTTTAAAATCTAAAGATAAAGGTTTTATGTATAAATTATCAAGAAGTTTATAAAAATTCTCTAAATCTCCACATGCACTTATTATTAACTTTATTTTTTTAGATAATTCTAATTTAATATTTTTCTCTTTAGGAATATGAACCATTACATTATTTTTTATTATATTTATTTCATTTATTTCTTTAAAAGAATTTATAATTCCTTCAGACAAAAGATGACCCACAACAAGTTCTTTAATCATGCATGGAGTAGAAAGAAGAGTTACATAATGTTCATTATTAATGAATATATTAATAGGTTCTTCTTTAACAACAATATCATAAAATTCTTTAGGACCATGTTCTAAACTAAATTTTATAATCCTTTTTGAAGAATATACTGAGTTATTAAGAGACATATATAAAATAACATAAAAAAAGCGATTTTTAACTTTTTATCATAAAATTCTTAATTTTTAAATACTAAAATTTTAATCCATGTAATAATGCAATAAATAATGAATTTGCAGTTAAATCAGCAGTAGTTCCAGGATTATAATCCTCTCCAAGTTTTTGTAATTTATTATCAAAATCCCATAATAATTTTGTGCCTTTTTCTGTTGTTAATCCACCCAAATTTAAAATTTTCTCAGCTGTTTCTGATACCCACATAGTTTCTTCTATGCCTATTTTAACTGCTTCTTTTATATTGCTCGCTTTTCTAAGTCCAATCTTTCTAGCAATGAATGTGTCAGGCACTTTTGATAATATTTCGAGAAATGTATGAACAGTAGCTATGTTTATATCTTTTGTATGATAAAAAGTTTCAATTAATTTTTTATATCCTATATTAAAAGAAATTTTCATTCCAGTAACTAATTCTTTTGCAATAGTATCATAAGATGAGGATTCTTTCATAGCATCAAAAAGCGAAATATTATTTTTTAAAATTTTCACATATGCTTTTTTATCATATATATCAGGAGCCCCCACACTATTAACTTTTCCTAATTCATGAGGAGAGCTAACAAGTGATATTGCTTCATAAACTGAAATAGCATCCTTTGGTGTAGTTGATTGAATAATTTTCTTTACATTATTTTGTAAAATGCTTAAAGATAAATCCTTAATTTCAATATAAGTTTTTGCTGCAGCTGCTGCTAAAGGAATAAAAAGAAGACAAATACCTAAATGAGTATTGCCTCCTTTATGAGATTTTTTCATATTTAAAATAGCTTTTTTTATAAGTTTACCTATTCCAATTTTTGAAATATCTAACCGATTTTTAGTAACCATGAAACTTTTTAAAGCTGCAGATTCGATTGAAGAACCTAAACTTATTGAACCTGCTAGAAAATGTTCATAACGTGTATCAGAATAATCTCTTGTTCTATGAACATTTCCAGGTTTAGGCCAGCCGCTTACTTCTAAAGTTGCTGCAAGTTCTGCAGAAAATCTTATATGTTCCAATAACTCCTTAGCCTTCATTTAAATCCCTCAATACAAGAATCTCTTAAATTAATCCTTAGATTACACATAATGGAAAAGCATGTCTTTATGTATAAAGAGTTTAGCTATTCTATAATTTTTTCATAAAATCCCGACCTTTTAAGTGCTGAAATTAAAGCAATCGTAAGTATTATTCCTACAAAAGTCATGAAAAGTCTTTCAATGATAAAAATAAGTGTGATTGCAATAAATGCTGCTAGAACTTTTTCAATGCTAAGGCCAAAGAGTAATTCAGCAGTATATGCAAACATAGTTGAACCCCATATATGATCAATCATTACTCCAAGGAAAATTAAAATGGAAGTTGCTAAAATTAATTTTTTATAATTTAATTTGTGATAATCTTCTTTCATAGAAACGTTTAGAGTAACTGCTAATAATAAAGCAATAATGTGAGGTATCACTAAGTAATAAAGTTTTAAACCTACTGGAGATAAAAACCAAAGGGTTAATAAAGCAATGAATATAATTATTGATGCTATCAACCTCTTTTTACTTTTCTTTGATAGTAATCCTGCTACTATCGATCCTAAAACTGGGCTTGGTATTGTTAACAATCCAAAGGGGCTTGTACCAACTTTACCTGTAAATGGATTTGGTATAAAAATTGCTCCTAAAACACCTATTAAAGTAGATAAAGGTCCAATTACTGGCCCTAAAAGAATACCATATACTGGTCCTAATGATGCTTCTGGAGCAATTTCTCCACCAATACCTATAATTGGTATACCTAATGGTTGAAATGAAATAGCCATATAAAGAGCTGAAAATAAAGCTATTGTAGCAACTTTTATACTTAAATTTTTTCCTTTTTTATTAATCATTCTCAATCAGCTCAGTGTAGTTGACTACACTAGGCTATATAAACTTTTCTATAAAAAATTTATTCTAGAAAAACTTTTTCATTAAGCAATATTTTTATATTAATGATTAAAATTGAGCTTATGGCCATATATTTTTTCTCTTCCACCATCATATGAAAGAGTAGAAGTTATGAAAACATTATTTAAATCTGAAGCAGCTTTAAAAATTTTAAAATCTATGAAAAGAGATGAAAAAAATTATCAAAATGAAATTATTAAAAAACTCAATTTTTCTAATAAAACAATTATTAATCAATTAAAGAAAATGGTAAAAATGGGAATTTTGGAAGAACATGAAGAAAAAATCGTTAAAGAAGGAGTAGCATATTGGGTAAAATGGTATAAATTAACAGACGTAGGAAAATGGCTTCATTATTTTTTAATAAATGAAAAAGAAATCGATAAAAAAGAATTTGGAAAAATTTTAAATGAATTAACATATTTTTATTCACTTGGATTAAAATATTTTTGTAAAAATTTTAAAATTCCATTAGAAAAATTTTATGAAAATATTGAATATTCTTGGATAGAAGATTATTTAATTAAAGAAAAAAATAAAATAGCTGATGTAATAGTATTCGGAACAAATACTGTAGATTTTATTTTACGTTCTAATATTGAAAATGAAAAAACATATACAGAAAATTTAGAAATTAGACCTGGTGGAGCTGGAGCAAATATTGCAGTATTTCTTTCAAAACTTGGATTAAAAACAGCATTAGCTACAAAAATAGGAATAGATAATTTTACAAGATTTTTAATTGAAGATTTATTAAAAAGAAAAGTTATATGCAGAAATATTATAATAGATAAAAAATTAAAAAATCCTATATCAATTATTTTTCTA is part of the Nitrososphaerota archaeon genome and harbors:
- a CDS encoding ASKHA domain-containing protein; translation: MKIVLEPIGKIVDARKYEDLLKVCHRAGINILSECGGIGVCGKCRIIIKNQEFVSKHTEAEKHHFSKEEINEGYRLACQTKVLSIDGILKIIIPKESISKKRRIQSIGFERKIQIDPLIRKIHLILDKPSLYDLRSDSQRIIDSIIEKYKIHNLGIDFDILGNIPNLLRECDWDVTAVLWNNKIIGIEKGDTSKSMYGLAIDIGTSKIVCQLIDLINGETIDIAFDENPQIPYGEDIMSRITYIITNENGLKELSSLVKKSINKLIEKICLEKNIDHENIYEAVIVGNTAMHHIFLEIQPKYLALAPYVPAISESINISSKKIGLNINKNANIHILPVIGGFVGADAVADVLATGIHELDEICLLIDIGTNSEVFLGNKNGILAASCASGPAFEGMQIKYGMKAISGAIEEVLIKANGDVIYKTIDNLKPIGICGSGAIDIVAELFINGFIDNRGRFINIENPRIIKTEKGYAYIIAWKNETAINEDIFFSQEDINAIQLAKSAIHTACVLLMKKMNIKEEDIDKLFIAGAFGNYLNPISSINIGLIPDIPIERISFVGNTAISGAKMCLLSKKMREEVSLITKKIKFIELAIDPEFPKELANSMYIPYKDLSKYPSVKEKIKNKK
- a CDS encoding LysE family transporter: MGLMDFLIEVEVISASGAFSPGPLTFAVINESFKKNWKVGLNAAFGHALIEFPIILLVSLGVLTVFENAFLKIFIGFCGGIVLIIFGIMQFFEAKKISKENIKKSEKSGLFIGLIMSGLNPYFIIWWLTVGAKLVYDALNLLSIYGIIIMYFSHVWMDFAWLIIVSYAAFKGKEFLSTKFYKFIFIILSILLIYFGILFLRDAIAPLI
- a CDS encoding inositol monophosphatase family protein, with the translated sequence MNDSFEDEILEVLEDALNNARKEVFKILGKEEAKRIISKHFEDVTTLIDDIAEKAIFHTIKEKMSNAILISEEAGLVKFGSNGKYIFIIDPLDGSTNAIRGYSCFSGSIAVSYDWNSSSIFAGMVMNYVTGDIFSAKKNEGAYLNNKKVYPSNIKKVEEAMIALDLNVRKKIPGYAKRISPIIENSKYIRFLGTDALEISFVSAGICDAFIDLRGFLRLTDFAAAAFIVKEAGGIVLNDKREPLNINISRDARSSIIAASTIDLYNDILNYIA
- the fdhD gene encoding formate dehydrogenase accessory sulfurtransferase FdhD, translating into MSLNNSVYSSKRIIKFSLEHGPKEFYDIVVKEEPINIFINNEHYVTLLSTPCMIKELVVGHLLSEGIINSFKEINEINIIKNNVMVHIPKEKNIKLELSKKIKLIISACGDLENFYKLLDNLYIKPLSLDFKINFEKILLAFKKLNEETLIYRKTGGTHAAALFNELAELIYLAEDVGRHNAIDKVIGKAAINNLNFEKVFLATTGRQTIEMILKAIRVRVPIVASISAPTEKSIEIADKYGLTLICFVRGNRFNIYTHDERILF
- a CDS encoding triphosphoribosyl-dephospho-CoA synthase produces the protein MKAKELLEHIRFSAELAATLEVSGWPKPGNVHRTRDYSDTRYEHFLAGSISLGSSIESAALKSFMVTKNRLDISKIGIGKLIKKAILNMKKSHKGGNTHLGICLLFIPLAAAAAKTYIEIKDLSLSILQNNVKKIIQSTTPKDAISVYEAISLVSSPHELGKVNSVGAPDIYDKKAYVKILKNNISLFDAMKESSSYDTIAKELVTGMKISFNIGYKKLIETFYHTKDINIATVHTFLEILSKVPDTFIARKIGLRKASNIKEAVKIGIEETMWVSETAEKILNLGGLTTEKGTKLLWDFDNKLQKLGEDYNPGTTADLTANSLFIALLHGLKF
- a CDS encoding PfkB family carbohydrate kinase, coding for MSLWPYIFSLPPSYERVEVMKTLFKSEAALKILKSMKRDEKNYQNEIIKKLNFSNKTIINQLKKMVKMGILEEHEEKIVKEGVAYWVKWYKLTDVGKWLHYFLINEKEIDKKEFGKILNELTYFYSLGLKYFCKNFKIPLEKFYENIEYSWIEDYLIKEKNKIADVIVFGTNTVDFILRSNIENEKTYTENLEIRPGGAGANIAVFLSKLGLKTALATKIGIDNFTRFLIEDLLKRKVICRNIIIDKKLKNPISIIFLSKNGNKKIIYINGKDRALSITPEEIDWDLVKKAKAIVICESFIEVAEELIKYSLKNNIKIFYRPSYPQVIINTEKIIELCKNMDALILGKEEKEEIEKNGYDIKQLCKNIVITHGANECIIYENGKKYLIKPLEIKVKEDLCGKDAFTAGFISAYLEGKNIKESVTQGIYAAAITISKGGCREGMPDKKELMEFSRRIFNDS